From Chryseobacterium sp. IHB B 17019, one genomic window encodes:
- a CDS encoding immunity 22 family protein produces MNIETLDFWVGNFKTEEDFYEFVEEDENFYMEEESDEKYISKFAESQDTIWLDHDFVEYGFEDGNRTIYEKFADYSFAEQWLPILINRLNELNLDFDINSIIFLNRGQIPKPTSVESDWFSLVYIGGIEFAV; encoded by the coding sequence ATGAATATAGAAACATTAGATTTTTGGGTAGGAAACTTCAAAACTGAGGAGGATTTTTATGAGTTTGTAGAAGAGGATGAAAATTTCTACATGGAAGAAGAATCTGACGAAAAATATATTTCAAAATTTGCAGAATCGCAGGACACAATCTGGCTAGATCATGATTTTGTAGAATACGGTTTTGAAGATGGAAACAGAACAATTTACGAGAAATTTGCAGACTATTCTTTTGCGGAGCAATGGCTTCCGATTCTCATCAACAGACTTAATGAACTTAATCTTGATTTCGATATCAATTCTATTATTTTCCTGAACAGAGGACAAATTCCTAAACCGACTTCGGTTGAAAGCGATTGGTTTTCTTTGGTTTATATTGGTGGGATTGAGTTTGCGGTTTAA
- a CDS encoding DUF389 domain-containing protein, producing the protein MRNTISKFLDLHMGEENPKIVLEDVTSNVSFRGANLWILASAILIASVGLNVNSTAVIIGAMLISPLMGPIVGAGFALATFNFGLLKKSIKNLIIATIVSLAVSSLYFYLSPFKEVQSELLARTSPNIYDVLIAFFGGVVGAVSITRVEKGNPIPGVAIATALMPPLCTAGFGIATGNLSFVAGAFYLYTINCFFICIATFLIIKFLKYQAVANTDKTLEKRIRYGISVLIIIMIVPSCYLAYDLLNEKKYTQNVEKFINSEFTKNGYTIIYKKVDHHTNPKSIELAFLSKEFDSAEIKKLNNSLKDFGINNTTLTIKQNTSDLKAEILNEINLQKTNTSEKDLQINVLKNELNQYKMDNPELVKEIKILFPEVNEIAVGKIQNFYTLDSTGVETAFLYKTDSKIDEPKLKSWLENKLKSNKIILVNTKTFSK; encoded by the coding sequence ATGAGAAACACTATTTCCAAATTCCTGGACCTGCATATGGGTGAGGAAAATCCTAAAATTGTTCTTGAAGACGTCACCAGTAATGTATCTTTCCGAGGAGCCAATCTTTGGATTCTGGCTTCCGCGATCCTGATTGCATCAGTAGGTCTTAATGTAAATTCTACTGCCGTGATTATCGGAGCAATGCTTATTTCCCCTTTAATGGGGCCGATTGTAGGAGCCGGTTTTGCTCTTGCAACTTTTAATTTCGGTTTATTAAAAAAATCAATCAAAAACTTGATTATTGCGACCATTGTAAGTTTGGCGGTTTCTTCATTATATTTTTATCTAAGTCCGTTCAAGGAAGTACAATCAGAGCTTTTGGCAAGAACATCTCCCAATATTTATGACGTTCTTATTGCCTTTTTTGGAGGAGTTGTAGGTGCAGTATCCATTACCAGGGTTGAAAAAGGAAATCCTATTCCGGGCGTAGCCATTGCCACAGCTTTAATGCCGCCTTTGTGCACCGCCGGATTTGGTATAGCTACAGGTAATCTTTCTTTTGTTGCAGGGGCTTTTTATCTGTATACTATCAATTGCTTTTTTATCTGTATTGCCACATTTTTAATTATAAAATTCTTAAAATACCAGGCCGTAGCCAATACCGATAAAACTCTTGAGAAAAGAATCCGTTATGGGATTTCTGTCTTAATCATTATTATGATTGTTCCCAGCTGCTATTTGGCTTATGATCTTCTGAATGAGAAAAAATATACTCAAAACGTAGAGAAGTTTATCAACAGTGAGTTTACAAAAAACGGATATACGATTATTTACAAAAAAGTGGACCATCATACGAATCCAAAATCTATCGAACTCGCATTCTTGTCTAAGGAGTTTGACAGTGCTGAGATAAAAAAACTAAACAATTCACTGAAAGATTTCGGAATAAATAATACGACACTTACCATTAAGCAAAATACATCCGACCTGAAAGCGGAAATCCTCAATGAAATCAATCTTCAAAAAACCAATACTTCAGAGAAAGACCTTCAGATCAATGTCTTAAAAAATGAGCTGAATCAGTATAAAATGGACAATCCGGAACTGGTGAAAGAGATCAAAATTTTATTCCCTGAAGTGAATGAAATTGCCGTCGGGAAAATCCAGAATTTCTATACACTGGATTCCACGGGCGTTGAAACGGCTTTCCTTTACAAAACAGACTCTAAAATTGATGAGCCAAAATTAAAATCATGGCTGGAAAATAAATTAAAATCCAACAAAATAATATTAGTAAATACAAAAACCTTTAGCAAATAG
- a CDS encoding S46 family peptidase has protein sequence MTKKILLSVFLLPAVMTFAQQYGGMWIPTELNEKEMKDLGMKISAKDIFNPQKASIKDAVVQFNGGCTAEIISPKGLLLTNHHCGYGQIQAHSTVENDLLSNGFWAKNPQGELPNPGVTVDFIVDIKEVSNQILEGTDNLTEPELSKKIANNIEIYKNAQKTEPYQSISVKSMYYGNKYYAYTIETYKDIRLVGAPPQSIGKFGSDTDNWVWPRHTGDFSMFRIYADKNNKPAEYSKDNVPYVPKHYLPVSIKDKNENDFTFVFGFPGRTTEYLPAIAVEKIMKEIDPARIAVRDVALKTLDEKMRADDATRIKYASKYASVANYWKKWIGEVEGLKKSNAVEKKVMYEGSLVAKNHEIKSTLDQLNKLYNDQAPFALNNAYYSETVRNAETLTLANLYYNYITAVEAGRMDEKGTAALKKKLAAFYKDYSAELDAKVTAKLLALYANKTAPQFLPAGFEKYKNEAQNIQNIEEISKNSIITGRSEVNGVSLSQDIEKGFSNQDKLIKSLKKDPVYQLFNLMRETYMTKADPQFASLQTKIDALQKTYMAQQMATDKDRKFFPDANSTLRVTYGKVKGSLPRDAVSYNYQTHLAGVMEKYVPGDYEFDVPKKLIDLYNKKDFGNYKDKTGDVPVGFTATNHTTGGNSGSPALDANGNLVGLNFDRQWEGTMSDINYDPRFSRNIMVDTKYILFIIDKFADSKWLVDEMKIVK, from the coding sequence ATGACAAAAAAGATACTTTTATCTGTATTTCTTTTGCCGGCTGTAATGACGTTTGCACAGCAATACGGAGGAATGTGGATCCCCACAGAGCTTAATGAAAAGGAAATGAAAGATTTGGGAATGAAAATCTCTGCGAAAGACATCTTCAACCCTCAAAAAGCAAGCATTAAAGACGCTGTAGTACAGTTCAACGGTGGCTGTACCGCTGAAATTATTTCACCAAAAGGATTATTGCTAACCAACCACCACTGTGGTTATGGACAGATCCAGGCGCACTCAACTGTTGAGAATGACCTTTTATCAAACGGTTTCTGGGCAAAAAATCCTCAGGGTGAGCTTCCAAATCCGGGGGTAACAGTGGATTTTATTGTTGATATTAAAGAAGTTTCCAATCAAATTTTGGAGGGAACAGACAACCTTACAGAACCTGAACTTTCAAAGAAAATCGCCAATAATATTGAGATTTATAAAAATGCTCAAAAAACTGAACCTTATCAGTCGATTTCCGTAAAATCAATGTATTACGGGAATAAATATTACGCTTACACAATTGAGACTTACAAAGATATTCGTCTAGTAGGCGCGCCGCCGCAAAGCATTGGGAAATTCGGTTCTGATACGGACAACTGGGTTTGGCCGAGACATACGGGAGACTTCTCGATGTTCAGAATTTATGCTGATAAAAACAATAAGCCGGCGGAATATTCAAAGGACAACGTTCCTTACGTTCCGAAGCATTATCTCCCGGTTTCCATCAAGGATAAAAATGAAAACGACTTTACTTTTGTTTTCGGATTTCCGGGAAGAACAACGGAATATCTTCCGGCAATTGCAGTTGAAAAAATCATGAAAGAGATTGATCCTGCGAGAATTGCAGTAAGAGATGTCGCGTTAAAAACATTAGACGAAAAAATGCGTGCCGATGATGCCACCCGTATCAAATATGCTTCAAAATATGCTTCAGTAGCTAATTACTGGAAAAAATGGATCGGTGAAGTGGAAGGTCTTAAAAAATCAAACGCAGTGGAGAAAAAAGTGATGTATGAAGGTTCTTTAGTTGCTAAAAATCATGAGATTAAATCAACTTTAGATCAATTAAACAAGCTTTACAACGATCAGGCTCCATTTGCTTTAAACAATGCTTATTATTCCGAAACTGTAAGAAATGCCGAGACTCTGACGCTGGCAAACCTCTATTACAACTACATCACTGCCGTGGAAGCCGGAAGAATGGATGAAAAAGGTACTGCTGCTCTTAAGAAAAAACTGGCTGCTTTCTACAAAGATTACAGCGCGGAACTGGATGCAAAAGTAACGGCAAAATTATTGGCTCTTTATGCAAACAAAACCGCTCCACAATTTTTGCCTGCAGGATTTGAAAAGTATAAAAATGAAGCTCAGAACATTCAGAATATTGAAGAAATTTCTAAAAATTCTATCATCACAGGAAGATCAGAGGTGAATGGTGTTTCATTGTCTCAGGATATTGAAAAAGGATTTTCTAATCAGGATAAATTAATTAAAAGTTTAAAGAAAGACCCTGTTTATCAGCTTTTCAACTTGATGAGAGAAACTTATATGACCAAAGCCGATCCTCAGTTTGCATCTCTTCAAACAAAAATTGATGCCTTGCAGAAAACTTACATGGCACAACAAATGGCAACGGATAAAGACAGAAAATTCTTCCCGGATGCCAACTCCACGTTACGTGTCACGTACGGGAAAGTGAAAGGCTCTTTGCCAAGAGATGCGGTTTCTTACAACTATCAGACGCATTTGGCGGGTGTGATGGAAAAGTACGTTCCGGGAGATTATGAGTTTGATGTTCCTAAAAAGCTGATCGATCTTTACAACAAAAAAGATTTCGGAAATTATAAGGATAAAACCGGCGATGTTCCTGTAGGATTTACGGCCACAAACCATACAACCGGCGGAAACTCAGGAAGTCCGGCGCTGGATGCCAACGGAAATCTTGTCGGGCTCAACTTCGACAGACAATGGGAAGGTACAATGAGTGATATTAATTATGATCCGCGTTTCAGCAGAAATATCATGGTTGATACGAAGTATATTCTTTTCATTATCGACAAATTTGCTGATTCAAAATGGTTGGTTGATGAAATGAAAATTGTGAAATAA
- the polA gene encoding DNA polymerase I has product MDATQDKRLFLIDAYAMIFRGYYALIRNPRLTSKGVDTSAIFGFTNSLIELIRRERPTHLAVVFDVGQASVRTDDFAAYKANRSETPEAIKTAIPYIHRILEAMHVPILGVEGYEADDVIGTIACKAEKEGYTTFMVTPDKDFAQLVTDKIKIYKPGLKGGDIEILGVDEVKAKYEIEDPKQVIDFLAMMGDAVDNIPGLEGVGEKTAMKFLKEFGSIENLLANTDKLKGKLKEKVEASAERGILSKKLATIICDAPIEFHQEQYDLETPDFEKVKEVFDEIEFRRLYENLYRAFAPAPTETIVVSEVEVTQTSAGTQVKGQVTQLDLFATYEELEQATSTKSTIEQNDHLYQFVSNPKAQKILVQNLLQQKVVCFDTETTSLNELEAELVGMSFSYKKGLAYYIPLSEDQGEVLQTLEIFRPFFEKEDLVKVAHNLKFDYKILKRYNITVKGAMFDTMIAHYLLNPDGRHGMDYLSEVYLNYKPVSIETIIGKKGKNQGNFRDADLRTQTDYAAEDADITFQLYELFAPQLKKENLEDLFFNIEMPLMEVLAKMELSGISLDEKWLAQESIDLENDLRQLEAKIFELSGEEFNMNSPKQLGEILFEKMQLDPKAKKTKTGQYATSEDVLQKLASKHEIIKHILEYRTYQKLKSTYVDALPSQIEKTDNRVHTNFSQTTAATGRLASVNPNLQNIPIRTLRGQQIRGAFVSAEGKKIISADYSQIELRLIAEISGEDNMIKAFQDGEDIHASTAAKLFKIPLEEVSKTQRSQAKTVNFGIIYGQGAFALAEQTGLSRSEAKQMIEAYFETYPKLKEYMAEQVNKARQLGYVETILGRKRHLKDINSNNFVVRGHAERNAVNAPVQGSAADVVKMAMIKIQKELEKEKLQTKMLLQVHDELVFEAPVDEVELATNIIKMEMESAIETQVPLLVEVGVGNNWLEAH; this is encoded by the coding sequence ATGGACGCAACTCAAGATAAAAGACTATTTCTCATTGATGCCTATGCAATGATTTTCAGGGGATATTACGCATTGATCAGGAATCCCAGGCTTACCAGCAAGGGGGTGGATACCTCTGCTATTTTCGGTTTTACCAACTCTTTGATCGAATTGATCAGGAGAGAAAGACCGACACATTTAGCGGTGGTTTTTGATGTCGGACAGGCAAGTGTAAGAACGGATGATTTTGCGGCCTACAAAGCCAACAGAAGCGAAACTCCCGAAGCTATCAAAACTGCGATTCCGTATATCCACAGGATCTTAGAAGCGATGCACGTCCCGATTTTAGGAGTGGAAGGATATGAAGCCGATGATGTGATCGGAACCATTGCCTGCAAAGCCGAAAAAGAAGGGTACACGACTTTCATGGTAACACCCGATAAAGACTTTGCACAGCTTGTTACAGATAAAATTAAAATTTATAAACCAGGCTTAAAAGGCGGAGATATAGAAATTCTTGGTGTTGATGAAGTCAAAGCAAAATATGAGATCGAAGACCCAAAACAGGTGATCGATTTCCTTGCGATGATGGGTGATGCCGTTGACAATATTCCCGGACTGGAAGGCGTTGGCGAAAAAACAGCCATGAAATTCCTTAAAGAATTCGGCAGCATTGAAAACCTTTTAGCCAACACGGATAAATTAAAAGGAAAATTAAAAGAAAAAGTAGAAGCTTCTGCGGAACGTGGGATTTTATCCAAAAAATTAGCAACTATCATTTGTGATGCGCCTATTGAATTCCATCAGGAGCAATACGATCTGGAAACCCCTGATTTTGAGAAGGTAAAAGAAGTTTTCGATGAAATAGAATTCAGAAGGCTGTACGAAAATTTATACCGTGCTTTTGCGCCTGCACCTACGGAAACCATTGTTGTAAGTGAAGTTGAGGTTACACAGACTTCGGCAGGAACTCAGGTGAAAGGACAGGTGACTCAGCTGGATCTTTTTGCAACCTACGAAGAGCTCGAACAGGCCACTTCTACGAAATCAACAATTGAGCAAAACGACCATTTATATCAGTTTGTCAGCAATCCAAAAGCTCAGAAAATTTTAGTTCAAAACCTTTTACAGCAAAAAGTAGTTTGTTTTGATACGGAAACCACTTCCCTGAACGAGCTGGAAGCTGAATTAGTGGGAATGAGCTTCTCTTATAAAAAAGGACTGGCTTATTATATCCCGTTGTCGGAGGATCAGGGTGAAGTTTTACAGACTCTTGAAATTTTCAGGCCGTTTTTTGAGAAAGAAGATTTGGTAAAAGTTGCTCACAATTTAAAATTCGATTATAAGATTCTGAAAAGATATAATATTACCGTGAAAGGAGCCATGTTCGACACGATGATCGCACACTATCTTTTAAACCCAGACGGAAGACACGGAATGGACTATCTATCAGAAGTTTATTTAAATTATAAACCTGTTTCCATTGAAACGATTATCGGGAAAAAAGGAAAAAATCAAGGGAATTTCAGAGATGCCGATTTAAGGACTCAAACGGATTATGCTGCGGAAGATGCAGACATCACTTTCCAGTTGTACGAGCTGTTTGCGCCGCAATTGAAGAAGGAAAATCTTGAAGATTTATTCTTTAACATCGAAATGCCTTTAATGGAAGTATTGGCCAAAATGGAACTTTCAGGGATTTCCCTTGACGAAAAATGGCTGGCTCAGGAAAGTATCGACCTGGAGAACGATCTAAGACAGTTGGAAGCCAAAATTTTTGAACTTTCAGGAGAAGAATTCAATATGAATTCACCAAAACAATTGGGTGAAATTCTTTTCGAAAAAATGCAGCTTGATCCGAAGGCAAAGAAGACAAAAACCGGTCAGTACGCAACTTCGGAAGATGTACTTCAAAAATTAGCTTCAAAACATGAAATCATTAAGCATATTCTTGAATACAGAACCTATCAGAAATTAAAATCAACCTACGTTGATGCGTTGCCGTCACAGATTGAAAAAACGGATAACCGGGTACATACTAATTTCTCACAAACTACGGCTGCAACAGGCCGTCTGGCAAGTGTAAACCCGAATTTACAGAATATCCCGATCCGGACTTTGAGAGGGCAGCAGATTCGTGGGGCGTTTGTTTCAGCGGAAGGTAAAAAAATTATCTCTGCCGATTATTCACAGATCGAACTTCGTCTGATCGCCGAAATTTCTGGTGAAGATAATATGATTAAAGCTTTCCAGGACGGGGAAGATATTCACGCTTCAACGGCCGCGAAATTGTTTAAAATTCCGTTGGAAGAAGTTTCAAAAACACAGAGAAGCCAGGCTAAAACCGTGAATTTCGGGATTATTTACGGACAGGGTGCTTTCGCTTTGGCGGAACAAACCGGCTTATCAAGATCGGAAGCCAAGCAAATGATCGAAGCCTATTTTGAGACCTATCCGAAGCTGAAGGAATACATGGCAGAACAGGTAAATAAAGCCCGTCAGTTAGGATACGTTGAAACGATTTTGGGAAGAAAACGTCATTTAAAAGATATTAACTCCAATAATTTTGTGGTTCGTGGCCATGCGGAAAGAAATGCCGTGAATGCACCTGTTCAGGGAAGTGCGGCGGATGTTGTGAAAATGGCGATGATTAAAATTCAGAAAGAACTGGAAAAAGAAAAATTACAGACAAAAATGCTCTTGCAGGTTCATGACGAATTGGTTTTTGAAGCTCCGGTTGATGAGGTTGAACTAGCCACTAATATTATCAAAATGGAAATGGAAAGTGCCATTGAAACGCAGGTTCCGTTGCTAGTGGAAGTTGGTGTTGGAAACAACTGGCTGGAAGCACATTAA
- a CDS encoding copper resistance protein NlpE produces the protein MIKKRKTSISVFLMMGLLVSCTQNEKKNGPETKKDSTSTVVKNSAQEPENVKNSLNWVGTYEGTLPCASCEGIKTTITLNKDNTFNIATEYLGDKDNKFNDKGVIEWDSTGSVITLKSGQESWKYKLSENQLVHLDIDGKEIDGKMKSMYILMKK, from the coding sequence ATGATAAAAAAAAGAAAAACATCGATTTCAGTATTCTTAATGATGGGCTTATTAGTTTCATGTACACAAAATGAAAAGAAAAATGGACCTGAAACAAAAAAAGATTCCACTTCTACTGTTGTCAAAAATTCTGCACAAGAGCCTGAAAATGTTAAAAACTCTCTAAATTGGGTTGGAACATATGAAGGAACATTACCATGTGCAAGCTGTGAAGGAATAAAAACTACAATTACGCTAAATAAGGATAATACTTTTAATATAGCGACCGAATATTTGGGCGATAAAGATAACAAGTTCAATGACAAGGGTGTTATAGAGTGGGATTCTACAGGAAGTGTTATTACATTAAAATCCGGACAAGAAAGCTGGAAATATAAATTATCAGAGAATCAATTAGTACATCTTGATATAGATGGAAAAGAAATAGATGGAAAAATGAAATCTATGTATATTTTAATGAAAAAATAA
- a CDS encoding YdeI/OmpD-associated family protein, giving the protein MEPIFFKTPDEFRKWLEKHHETEKELLVGFYKVGTKKPSMTWSEAVDQALCFGWIDGVRRSIDDESYCNRFTPRKPTSNWSAINIKKVEELTKAGLMTPAGQKAFELRKEEKSGVYSHENEVATLDPAYEKQFKSNKKAWEFFNNQAPSYKKVMLHWIMSAKQEKTRLSRLEKVIRESELGKRVI; this is encoded by the coding sequence ATGGAACCAATATTCTTCAAAACACCGGATGAATTCAGAAAATGGCTGGAAAAGCACCACGAAACCGAAAAAGAATTGCTGGTAGGATTCTACAAAGTCGGAACGAAAAAACCTTCCATGACGTGGTCGGAAGCCGTTGATCAAGCCCTATGCTTCGGATGGATAGACGGAGTGAGAAGGTCTATCGACGATGAAAGCTACTGCAACCGTTTTACTCCAAGAAAACCGACAAGTAACTGGAGCGCGATCAATATCAAAAAAGTGGAGGAGCTCACCAAAGCCGGATTGATGACGCCTGCAGGTCAAAAAGCATTTGAGCTGAGAAAAGAAGAAAAATCCGGGGTTTATTCTCATGAAAATGAAGTTGCAACCCTAGATCCTGCCTACGAAAAACAATTTAAATCCAACAAAAAAGCATGGGAATTCTTCAATAATCAGGCTCCGTCATACAAAAAAGTGATGCTTCACTGGATTATGAGTGCGAAGCAGGAGAAAACAAGATTATCGAGATTGGAGAAAGTGATTAGGGAAAGTGAACTTGGGAAAAGGGTAATTTAA
- a CDS encoding M16 family metallopeptidase produces MTDKRYGETIHTDKNNYEYITIPNDENKVRIYTLKNGLKVFLAQNFDAPRIQTYIPVRTGSNNDPADNTGLAHYLEHMMFKGTSKIGTQNWEKEKELLNQISDLYENHKAEQDLGKKKEIYRKIDEISQEASRYAIANEYDKAISSLGATGTNAHTWFDETVYKNNIPNNELEKWLKVEKERFSELVLRLFHTELESVYEEFNRAQDNDTRLVQYELMDALFPTHPNGQQTTLGKAEHLKNPSMKAIHKYFDEYYVPNNYALVLVGDLDFEETIQLIDQYFGALPYRELPQKTPIIEKPITEIVKRTVKSPTTPRIQLAWRTESYGTKEALLADVVANILSNRGEAGLMDLNINQTQKLLWGQAFSVGLKQYGYFSIVAVPKETQTLDEAKNMVLEQIELVKKGEFPDWVLPAIINDFKIQRMKTLETADGLATNLYDTYIKGRTWEQELNEMDEYDEFTKEDVVSFANEFFKDNYVIVYKEKGVNDKLIRVENPGITPIKINRETQSEFLEQILSEKTGDIQPEFIDYQKEINTDLIKNKKLSFVKNKYNDIAQVHFIFPFGSDNDRDLGISTQILQYLGTEKFSPEDLKKEFFKIGVTNDFKTTNDQLTISLNGLEENIEKGIELLQHWMYDVKPDQEIYNQFVETVLENRAAVKKDKGRIMTALTNYTKLGEFSRFTDIISKEELEGSTVEVFTDRMKKLFMFPYQIFFYGKDFENFKSYIGKYVENGSYQIPEPKKYPEPETSGNVYFTDYDMVQMEMSKIGKGHLVNTKNFGKINVFNEYFGRGLSSIVFQEIRESKSLAYSAYVSYAANAELNHPDYITTYIGTQPDKLQIAVDTMTELMTELPEVPAQFENARSAALKQIASTRITRTNIFFNTLRLKKLNIQHDFRKDIYNQIQNLKFEDLKQFYNTEIKPIRFNTAIIGKRENLNMDAVNQMGTFKEVSLKDIFGY; encoded by the coding sequence ATGACTGACAAAAGATACGGCGAAACAATTCATACAGATAAAAACAATTACGAATATATCACAATTCCCAACGACGAAAATAAGGTAAGAATTTATACATTGAAAAATGGATTAAAGGTTTTTCTTGCCCAAAATTTCGATGCTCCGAGAATTCAGACTTATATTCCGGTGAGAACGGGAAGTAATAATGATCCGGCTGATAATACAGGATTGGCTCATTATCTGGAGCACATGATGTTTAAAGGAACATCAAAAATCGGAACTCAAAACTGGGAAAAGGAAAAGGAATTATTAAACCAAATTTCAGATTTATACGAAAATCATAAAGCTGAGCAAGACCTTGGAAAAAAGAAAGAAATCTATAGGAAAATAGACGAAATTTCTCAGGAAGCAAGTCGGTATGCTATTGCTAATGAATATGATAAAGCGATTTCTTCGCTGGGAGCGACGGGGACGAATGCACATACCTGGTTCGACGAAACGGTTTATAAAAATAATATTCCCAACAATGAGCTTGAAAAATGGCTGAAAGTGGAAAAAGAAAGATTTTCCGAGTTGGTTTTAAGACTTTTCCATACGGAATTAGAATCCGTTTATGAAGAATTCAACAGAGCGCAGGACAATGATACAAGATTGGTTCAGTATGAACTGATGGACGCGCTTTTTCCAACGCATCCGAACGGTCAGCAAACGACCCTGGGAAAAGCGGAACATTTGAAAAACCCTTCCATGAAGGCGATTCATAAGTATTTTGATGAATATTATGTTCCCAATAATTATGCACTGGTTTTGGTTGGAGATCTTGATTTTGAAGAAACAATTCAGCTTATAGATCAATATTTTGGAGCACTTCCTTACCGAGAATTGCCCCAAAAAACTCCGATCATCGAAAAACCGATCACCGAAATTGTAAAAAGAACCGTAAAAAGTCCGACTACACCGAGAATTCAATTGGCTTGGAGAACAGAAAGCTACGGAACAAAAGAAGCTTTGCTGGCGGATGTTGTTGCCAATATTTTGAGCAACAGAGGTGAGGCAGGATTAATGGATTTAAATATTAACCAGACTCAAAAACTGCTTTGGGGACAGGCTTTTTCAGTAGGTTTAAAGCAATACGGATATTTTTCAATTGTAGCCGTTCCGAAGGAAACACAGACTTTGGATGAAGCCAAAAACATGGTTCTGGAGCAGATTGAATTAGTGAAGAAAGGTGAGTTCCCGGATTGGGTGCTTCCCGCGATCATCAATGATTTTAAAATTCAGAGGATGAAAACATTGGAAACGGCAGACGGATTGGCGACAAACCTCTATGACACATACATCAAAGGCAGAACGTGGGAACAGGAACTGAACGAAATGGATGAATACGACGAGTTTACAAAAGAAGATGTTGTAAGCTTTGCCAATGAGTTTTTCAAGGATAATTATGTAATTGTTTATAAGGAAAAAGGAGTAAACGATAAACTGATCAGGGTTGAAAACCCGGGAATTACACCCATAAAAATCAACCGTGAAACGCAGTCTGAATTCCTGGAACAGATTTTATCAGAAAAAACAGGAGACATTCAACCGGAATTTATTGATTATCAAAAAGAAATTAATACAGATCTAATTAAAAATAAAAAATTAAGTTTCGTTAAAAATAAATACAATGATATTGCACAGGTTCATTTTATTTTCCCGTTTGGAAGTGATAATGACCGTGATTTAGGAATTTCTACACAGATTCTGCAATATTTAGGAACGGAAAAATTTTCGCCGGAAGATCTTAAAAAAGAGTTCTTTAAAATTGGAGTTACCAATGATTTTAAAACAACAAATGACCAGCTTACTATATCCTTAAATGGTCTTGAAGAAAATATCGAGAAGGGAATCGAACTGCTTCAACACTGGATGTATGATGTGAAACCTGATCAGGAAATCTACAATCAATTTGTAGAAACGGTTCTGGAAAACCGGGCTGCTGTGAAAAAAGATAAAGGCCGTATCATGACGGCTTTAACTAACTATACAAAATTAGGCGAATTCTCTCGTTTTACAGATATTATTTCGAAAGAAGAGCTGGAAGGCAGTACAGTTGAAGTTTTCACAGACAGGATGAAAAAATTATTCATGTTTCCTTATCAGATATTTTTTTACGGGAAAGATTTTGAAAATTTTAAATCATATATCGGAAAATATGTTGAAAACGGAAGCTATCAGATTCCGGAACCTAAAAAATATCCTGAGCCTGAAACGAGCGGAAATGTTTATTTCACCGACTATGATATGGTTCAGATGGAAATGAGTAAAATAGGGAAAGGGCATTTGGTGAATACCAAAAATTTTGGGAAAATTAATGTTTTTAATGAATATTTCGGACGCGGTTTGTCATCCATCGTTTTCCAGGAAATCCGTGAGAGTAAGAGTCTGGCGTATTCTGCGTATGTCTCCTATGCAGCGAATGCAGAGTTGAATCATCCGGATTATATTACAACATACATCGGAACACAGCCGGATAAATTGCAGATTGCAGTTGATACAATGACCGAATTGATGACTGAGCTTCCGGAGGTTCCGGCTCAGTTTGAAAATGCCAGAAGTGCAGCGTTAAAGCAAATTGCATCAACAAGAATTACCAGAACGAATATTTTCTTTAATACATTAAGGTTAAAAAAATTAAACATTCAGCACGATTTCAGGAAAGATATTTATAACCAGATTCAAAATCTGAAATTTGAAGATCTGAAGCAGTTTTATAACACAGAAATTAAACCGATCCGCTTCAATACAGCCATCATAGGTAAAAGAGAAAACCTGAATATGGATGCTGTTAATCAAATGGGAACATTCAAAGAAGTGAGTTTAAAGGATATTTTTGGATATTAA